The proteins below are encoded in one region of Mangifera indica cultivar Alphonso chromosome 7, CATAS_Mindica_2.1, whole genome shotgun sequence:
- the LOC123220423 gene encoding putative gamma-glutamylcyclotransferase At3g02910, whose amino-acid sequence MVMAMGIETAQTPCITTFIFTYGTLKRGFSNHTLIQDLMRTGDAVFKGTYTTVDKFPLVCGPYKVPFLLNFPGSGLRVTGELYGVSACGLARMDELEGTTRGHYQRLPIRVVAAAAEDEKENEENSVEIECVEAYFADKSYDKELWRRNGNKGFGIYSEKEAKGYVRRKDRPQNLSFLDQIRIFIASSSE is encoded by the coding sequence ATGGTCATGGCCATGGGAATCGAAACCGCCCAAACTCCTTGTATAACTACCTTCATTTTCACCTACGGTACCCTCAAGCGCGGTTTCTCCAACCACACCCTGATCCAAGATCTAATGCGAACCGGAGACGCTGTCTTCAAGGGCACCTACACAACCGTAGACAAATTCCCCCTCGTTTGCGGTCCCTACAAGGTTCCTTTCCTCCTCAACTTCCCCGGCTCCGGCCTCCGCGTGACAGGGGAACTATACGGCGTCTCCGCCTGCGGCCTCGCCCGCATGGACGAGCTGGAAGGCACCACTCGTGGCCACTACCAGCGGTTACCGATTCGTGTGGTGGCTGCAGCGGCGGAAGATGAGAAGGAGAACGAAGAAAATTCGGTAGAGATAGAGTGCGTGGAGGCGTATTTTGCAGATAAAAGTTACGATAAAGAGCTTTGGAGAAGGAATGGGAATAAGGGATTTGGGATTTATTCAGAAAAAGAAGCAAAAGGGTATGTGAGAAGAAAGGATCGGCCGcagaatttgagttttttggATCAAATTCGTATATTTATTGCTTCATCTTCAGAATGA